Within Verrucomicrobiota bacterium, the genomic segment GGTGTCCGATCGGAACGGCACCGCGGGGAGTCCCTCCTTGTTGAACAGATTGACCACGGGGAAGTCGGCCCAGCCGAATCTCACTGCCACGGGTTTCGGCACGGCGGCGGCGCTCACCGCGATCGTGTTCGGCGCCGTGATTTCCGCATCGGCCCAGACAAACTTCTTGTCCTCGCCGCACACCGCGAAGCCCGTGAGCTTGCCGCCGCGCGCGTCGAGGCCGGCGCCCGCATGGTCGAACGTCACGACGATTTTGCCGCCCTGCACGGCGCTCGACTGCATCGTCGGCCCGGACGCCACGAGCTTTTCGCCGTAGGCGATGGACCGCGCCGCGAGCGCGAGGCGTTCGCCGGCCGGCTTCTTCTTCGAGGGATGGATGTCGTCCTTGTCGCCCGCGTCGGTGATGACGGCGAGGCCGGCCTTCGGCAGCGACTGCACCGCCTGCACCTGCGCCTCGCGGAGTCGCGCCCAGTCGCTGTCGTCGGGCGAGGCCGTAATTTCATCGAGGGTTCGCTTCCTGCCCTTGTCGAACGGCGCGAGTTGCACGGCGAGGAACGGGAAATCGCCGAGGTCCCAATCAGCGCGCCAGCCCTTGATCATCTCGGCGAAGAGCGTGCGATACTGGCGGTCGCGGCCCACGTTTGATTCACCCTGATACCAGATTGCGCCCTTGATGCCGTAGGGAATGATCGGCGCGATCATGCCGTTGTAAAGTTCCGCGCCGAGCCACGCGGGCAGCGCCGGCGCCTTCGGGGCGGGCGCGGACTGCTTCTTGCCCTGCTTCTTCAGTTCCTCGGTCTCCTTGTTGAAGTGGTTCAGCGCGGCGGCGTGCGCGCCGCGCAGGGTTGAGATACGGTCCACGAAATCAAGCTTGAGCACCGGATGGCCGCTGAGCGCGGCGGCGCTGGTCCACGCTTCCGCAGGCGTCCCGCCCCAGGCGCTGTGGATGAGGCCGACAGGGACGCCGAGCGCTTTTTGCAAGTCACGCCCGAAGTAATACGCCACCGCGGAGAAGCCCGACGCCGCCGACGGCGAGCACGCCTGCCAGCCGGACGTCTTCGCGTCATCCGCGGGCGTGGCCGCCTTCACGCGCTGCACGGTGAGGAGGCGGATGAGCGAGTTCGTCGCGGCATCAATGTCCGCCTGCGCCTCGTGCGCACCACGGAGGCCGAACTCCATGTTGGATTGCCCCGAGCAAAGCCACACTTCGCCGACGAGGACGTTCTTGCGCTCGATGCGGTTGCGGCCCTGCACGACGAACGACCCCGGCGTCGCGCTGGCCTTGAGCGGCGCGAGCTTGAGGGACCAGCGGCCCAGTGGATTCGGCAGCTTTCGAAACGCAGTGGCGGTGACCTTCTGACCCGCGAATTCCACCGTGACCTGCTCACCCTCGTCCGCGAGGCCCCACACGGTCACTGGCACGCCCTGTTGCAGCACCATGTTGTCGCTGAACATTGCAGGCAGCTTCACGTCCGCCCGCGCGGCCACCGCCGCAGTCGCGGCCACCACCGCAAGCACGGCGCCACGGTTCCATGAATGTCGGGGCGCCGCGGCCGGATTCGAATCGGGTCTCATCCCGCGAGTGCAATCCAGGCCGCGGCAGGCGTCAACCGCGAAAGCCCGGCGAGCGGCGCTTTCGCGCGCGGAGGTTTCGTGTTACAAACCTCCCATGCACTCTGACCTCCGCGCGCTCGGCCTCAAGCCGGTCAGTCCGGGTGTGTTCGACGGCGGTTGGCGCGGTTGTGGCGAATGCGTGGCGAAATGTTCCCCGATTGACGGCCGCGTCCTCGCGCGCGTCCGGCATGCGACGCGCGCCGAGGCGCGAGCCGCGGTCGGTTTCGCGCACGAGGCCTTTCTCGAGTGGCGCTCCACGCCGGCGCCGGTGCGTGGCGAGACTGTGCGGCAACTCGGCGAGGCGTTCCGCCGCCGGAAGTCCGCGCTTGCCCGTCTCGTGACACTCGAGACCGGCAAGCTCATCGGCGAGGCCGAGGGCGAAGTGCAGGAAATGATCGACATCTGCGACTTCGCCACCGGGCTCTCGCGGCAGCTTCACGGGCTCACGATGCCCAGCGAGCGACGCGGCCACCGGCTCATGGAGCAATGGCATCCGCTCGGCGTCGTCGGCGTGATCACCGCATTCAATTTCCCCGCCGCCGTGTGGTCGTGGAACGCCGCACTCGCGTCCGTCTGCGGCGATGCCGTGGTCTGGAAGCCATCATCAAAGACACCGCTCACCGCCATTGCAGTGACCCGCATCGCGGAAACGGTCTGTCACGGCACCGGCGCGAATCCCGCCATCTTCGGCCTTGTTGTCGGCAGCCCGGAGGTCGCGGGCGATGCGCTTCTCGAGGACAAACGCGCGCCGTTGATTTCGGCCACCGGCTCCTGTCGGATGGGCGGGACGATCGCGGCGAAGGTCGGGGCGAGATTTGGCCGCACGCTTCTCGAACTCGGCGGCAACAACGCGGTGATCGTCGCACCGTCGGCGGATCCCGACCTGGCGGTGCGCGCGATCTTCTTCGGCGCCATCGGCACCGCGGGCCAGCGCTGCACGTCCACACGCCGCGTCATCCTTCACGCTTCGAGATTCGCGGACGTGCGCGACCGGCTGCTCGCGGCGTATCGATCCCTTCGCATCGGCGACCCTCTCGATCGCCGCACAGTGATGGGGCCGCTCGTGGACGCAGCCGCCGTGGCGGATGTGCAGACAGCCATCGCCCGGCTCAAGCGGCAGGGCGGCGAGGTGCTGTGCGGCGGCGAACCACTCCGCGGTCGCGGCTTCGCGGGCGGCTGTTACGTGACGCCCTGCATCGCCGTCGCGGACAACGGGCTTCCCATCGTGCAGGAGGAGACGTTTGGCCCGCTGCTCTACTTGATGCGTTACGAGAACTTCGCGGACGCGCTCGCGATGAACAACGCCGTGCCGCAAGGCTTGAGTTCGGCGTGCTTCACGCGCGACCAGCGCGAGGCGGAGCAATTCCTGAGCGCGTGCGGGAGCGACTGCGGGCTTGCCAACATCAATTGCGGCACGAGCGGGGCGGAGATCGGCGGCGCATTCGGCGGCGAAAAGGCCACCGGCGGCGGACGCGAGAGCGGCAGCGATTCGTGGAAGGCCTACATGCGCCGGCAGACGAGCGCCGTCAACTATTCCGACGAACTCCCGCTCGCGCAGGGGATTGAGTTCGGCGGCGGCTGACACACCGGCACACGACGAGTCATGAGCGACGCCATCCAACCCGAGCGTGAACGTCAATTCGACTGGCCGCTTTGCTACGAGGCTGAGCGCTTGGCGCTGCGATTCCTCGACGAATCCTGCGCGCGCAACCGTTTCGCCGCGACCCTCGCGCACCGGATGCGCGACGAGACGGGCACGCTGCTGATGGACTGGGTGGACCACCTCGTCGTGCCATCGGGTCACGAGGAGGCGCTGGTGCGCGCGGGTTACGTGGAGGAGCCGCGGTCCAAGGCTGAGCCGGACTTGTGGACGCACCGACACCCCCGCGCGATGCTTCCGGCGATTCGCATCTTCACCGGCGACACCGGCAGCGGACCGCCGTGCAAGCTCGCGCTACGCGTCGAGTCCGTCGTGGACTTCATCCTCGCGCACGGGTTGCACGCCGAAGCGACCGGCGCGCCGTGGTCGCGCTACCGGACCGTGGAGGTGTGCACCGAGAACGGCTGCGCGCTCGAGGCAGTCGAGCGCCGCGGCTATCGCGGTTTCGAGCGGCAGGACTTCGGGCCGCGCGAGCTCGAACTGACACTGGTCGCCCGCGAACTGCTGCACACACGGCGGCGCCGGTTCGATGACGATGCAGTCGGTTTCCACCGCACCCTCCGGCTCGTCGAGCGCGTCGTGCGGATGGTCGGCTGCGACCTTGCAGCGCACTTCTTCTGGGAAGCCGAGCGCGCCTTCTGGCAGGGCCGAAACCGCGCGGCGCGGATTCAAAAGCGCCGGCAGGATGATCTCGGTCTAGGCTGGGCGAACCACGACCACCACACGCCGCGCTGTTCACGACGGCATTTCCTGTCGGTGATGCGGATCATGGAGCTGCTCGGATTCGAGCGGCGCGAGCGCTATCACGCCGGGCACGACGCGGGCTGGGGCGCGCAGATCATGGAGCACCCGGTCGAGCCCATCGTTTGTTTCTGCGATGTGGACTTGCTGCCCGGTGAGCGCGAGGTGGATTTCTCGCGTGTCGCGCTTCCGGAAACGAGCTCGCTCGGAACCGTCGGCTTGTGGACGGCGCTGCACGGCGACAGTCTGCTCGAGGCGGGGATGCACCATCTCGAAGCGCGCTTCGACCACGCGCTCCTTCAACAGCAGCTCGGAGCGCTCGGCGTGAAAACCATGAAGCCGTTCAGCGACCTTGGGTTTTTATGGCAGGCCTTCACGGAGGGCGAGCGGTGGCCGGTGCGCCGCGAACGCGCCGGGCGGCTGGCCGACTCCGGATTGATCACGCGCGAGCAGTGCGATGAGTTCGTCGCGAACGGCGCGGTCGGGAGCCACCTCGAAAACCTCCAGCGCAAGGGCGGCTACAAGGGTTTCAACCAGGCATCGGTCAGCGCGATCATCGCCGCGGTGGATCCGCGGAAGCTCCTGGCCTGAACGGGCGGGGTCAGCTCGCAAAAATCTTCGTCATCCGGTCGGACAGGTCCTTCAAGCCTTCCGGCGTGCCGCCGCCGCCTTGTTCGGAAATGCCCCAGCCTTCGTAGCCGGTCTTGTCGAGGGCGGCCATGATCGCAGGCCAGTTGTTGGTGCCTTCGAGGAACTTCGCGGCGAACCCCTTTCCCGGATTGTTCGGCTCCATGGCCTTGGTGTTGAATTCCTTGATGTGCAGCTTGAGAATGCGCTTGCCGAGCACGGGAATCCACTCCTCGGCCGGGCTGTAGCGGCCGACGTTGCCGATGTCGAAGTGCCAGCCGACCCACTCGCTGTTGATCGCCTTCAGGTAATCGTCCGCCTGCTTCGGTGTGGTGATGAAGTCGTTCCACACGTTCTCGATGGCGATCTTCACGCCGCATTCCTTCGCCGTCGGGATGGCCTTCTTGATCTGCTCGACGGAGCGCGCGAAGCACTCGTCGTAAGTCACGCCGCCGCGCGCAACCCCGGGCACGAGCAGCACGGAGGTTGCGCCGTAAGCCTGCGCGTCGCGCAGCGATTGCAGCAAACCCTCGAGGCCTTTCGCCCGCGTCTCCTCGCTCGGATGCGAGAGGGTAAGCTGCCAGTGCGTGCCGCAGCAGACACTCGCGGCCTTGAGGCCGGTTTCCTTCATCGCGGCGAGCACCTCGTCGCGGTTCATGTGGCTGTTCGGTTCCACGCCCTCGAAGCCCGCCGCCTTCACGGCTTTCATCTTCTCCATCACGGTGCCCTTCACGCCGACGGTTCCCCACATGATGGCCTTCTTGAGGTTGCGTTTCTTGCCGTCCGCAGCCCAAAGGCCTGCGGGCATGAGCGCGGCGGCGGCGGTGGTGGAAGTCAGTCGCAGGAACTCACGGCGGGAGGCGGCGGTGGATTTCATGGAGGCGGACGTTACCACCACGGCTCTGGAATGTGCAACCGGCAAGCTCGTGGCAATGACTTCGCGGGCGGGGCTCAATGCTCTTCAACCGGCTGTTTCGCCTTCGCCTTCGCAGGCGGCGCGGACGGGGGCGGGACTTGCGCGTTCATCTCGTCGAACGCCTTCTTCAGGCGCGCGACGACATCGGGGTGCTGCGCGGCCACGTTCTTCTGCTCGCCGGGGTCGGCTTGGAGGTCGAAGAGCATCATTGGCACGGGCTCATCGCCGGTGCGCAAGCCGGGATGGTCTGCGGGTTGGTATTGCTCGTAGGGCGCAAGGATGGTGAAGCCGTCCGGGCCGCGCGGGTCCGTCCAGCGTTCGCCGGGCTTGTGGAGGGCCATGAAGTTGTCGCGCGGCGCGAGCACGTGAAGTTTCCAGCGCGCGTCGCGCACGGTCGCAAGCCGGGGGCCTTGCTGGCCGAAGACATGTTGGCGCTCGAGTGGATGAGCCATGTCGGGCCGCGGCAGGAGGTTGACGCCGTCTATCACGCGGTCCGCGGGCGGGGGCACGCCTGCGGCGGCGAGCACGGTGGCAAAGATGTCCATCATCACGCCGGGTTCGGTGCGAAGGCGCGGCGAGGGCAACACCTCGGGCCAGCGGGCGATGCAGGGGACGCGGTAGCCGCCTTCGAAACTGCTGCCCTTCATTCCGCGCAACCCGCCGGTGCTGCCGCCAAACCACGGCCCGTTGTCGCTGGTGAAGATGACGAGCGTGCGGTGGTCCACGCCGGCGGATTTGAGCTTGGCGAGCACGTCGCCCACACTTTGGTCGAGGTCGGCGAGCACGTCGCCGTAGAGGCCGGCGCCGCTCTTCTTGTAATACTGCTCGGTCGTGGCGAGCGGTTTGTGCGGCATGACTTGCGCGAAGTAGAGGAAGAACGGGCGGGTCTTGTTGCGCTCGATGAAGTCCAGTGCGCGCTGCGTGGTGCGCCGGGTGAGCGTGGCCTGCGTGACCGGATACTCGACGACGTTCGTGCCGTCGAGGAGCTTCACCGGACGCATGTCGTTGCTGTAAGGGATGCCAAGGTATTCGTCGAAGCCGCGGCCCGTCGGGAGCGTGTCGGGGGATTTGTGGCCGAGGTGCCACTTGCCGACCATGCCGGTGGCGTAACCGGCGCGCTTGAGGAGTTGCGGGAGGAGCACTTCGTCCTTCGAGAGCGCCATCGCGTCGGCGGCCGGGCCGCCGTCGGGCGCAGGGTTGCCGTTCATGCCGGAGCGGAAAGGGTAGCGCCCCGTCAGAAGCGCGGCGCGCGTCGGCGCGCAAAAGGCCATCGGCGCGCTGAAGTGAGTAAACCGCGCGCCCTCGGCGGCCATGCGGTCGAGGTGCGGCGTCTTGAACGTGCGATTGCCGTAACAACCGAGGTCGCCCTGGCCAAGGTCATCGGCGAGGATGACAACGATGTTGGGCTTCGCGGGCGCGCCGGGCGCGGTCGAGGCGAGCAGGATGAGCAGCACGGGGAGTGGCATGAGAGACTTCATATCCGCCTCGCAGTGGAGGTGCGCGATTCAATCGCGGGAGCACAACCGTGTCAAACCGTGCCCTCGTAAATCTCCCGCTCGGCGCGCTCACGGCGCCGGAGGAATTGGATGCGGGGGACTATTCGATGACGGGCAGGATTGAAAC encodes:
- a CDS encoding sialate O-acetylesterase, with amino-acid sequence MRPDSNPAAAPRHSWNRGAVLAVVAATAAVAARADVKLPAMFSDNMVLQQGVPVTVWGLADEGEQVTVEFAGQKVTATAFRKLPNPLGRWSLKLAPLKASATPGSFVVQGRNRIERKNVLVGEVWLCSGQSNMEFGLRGAHEAQADIDAATNSLIRLLTVQRVKAATPADDAKTSGWQACSPSAASGFSAVAYYFGRDLQKALGVPVGLIHSAWGGTPAEAWTSAAALSGHPVLKLDFVDRISTLRGAHAAALNHFNKETEELKKQGKKQSAPAPKAPALPAWLGAELYNGMIAPIIPYGIKGAIWYQGESNVGRDRQYRTLFAEMIKGWRADWDLGDFPFLAVQLAPFDKGRKRTLDEITASPDDSDWARLREAQVQAVQSLPKAGLAVITDAGDKDDIHPSKKKPAGERLALAARSIAYGEKLVASGPTMQSSAVQGGKIVVTFDHAGAGLDARGGKLTGFAVCGEDKKFVWADAEITAPNTIAVSAAAVPKPVAVRFGWADFPVVNLFNKEGLPAVPFRSDTFSVATPAAPTAKKK
- a CDS encoding aldehyde dehydrogenase family protein, whose translation is MHSDLRALGLKPVSPGVFDGGWRGCGECVAKCSPIDGRVLARVRHATRAEARAAVGFAHEAFLEWRSTPAPVRGETVRQLGEAFRRRKSALARLVTLETGKLIGEAEGEVQEMIDICDFATGLSRQLHGLTMPSERRGHRLMEQWHPLGVVGVITAFNFPAAVWSWNAALASVCGDAVVWKPSSKTPLTAIAVTRIAETVCHGTGANPAIFGLVVGSPEVAGDALLEDKRAPLISATGSCRMGGTIAAKVGARFGRTLLELGGNNAVIVAPSADPDLAVRAIFFGAIGTAGQRCTSTRRVILHASRFADVRDRLLAAYRSLRIGDPLDRRTVMGPLVDAAAVADVQTAIARLKRQGGEVLCGGEPLRGRGFAGGCYVTPCIAVADNGLPIVQEETFGPLLYLMRYENFADALAMNNAVPQGLSSACFTRDQREAEQFLSACGSDCGLANINCGTSGAEIGGAFGGEKATGGGRESGSDSWKAYMRRQTSAVNYSDELPLAQGIEFGGG
- a CDS encoding sugar phosphate isomerase/epimerase; the protein is MKSTAASRREFLRLTSTTAAAALMPAGLWAADGKKRNLKKAIMWGTVGVKGTVMEKMKAVKAAGFEGVEPNSHMNRDEVLAAMKETGLKAASVCCGTHWQLTLSHPSEETRAKGLEGLLQSLRDAQAYGATSVLLVPGVARGGVTYDECFARSVEQIKKAIPTAKECGVKIAIENVWNDFITTPKQADDYLKAINSEWVGWHFDIGNVGRYSPAEEWIPVLGKRILKLHIKEFNTKAMEPNNPGKGFAAKFLEGTNNWPAIMAALDKTGYEGWGISEQGGGGTPEGLKDLSDRMTKIFAS
- a CDS encoding arylsulfatase; its protein translation is MKSLMPLPVLLILLASTAPGAPAKPNIVVILADDLGQGDLGCYGNRTFKTPHLDRMAAEGARFTHFSAPMAFCAPTRAALLTGRYPFRSGMNGNPAPDGGPAADAMALSKDEVLLPQLLKRAGYATGMVGKWHLGHKSPDTLPTGRGFDEYLGIPYSNDMRPVKLLDGTNVVEYPVTQATLTRRTTQRALDFIERNKTRPFFLYFAQVMPHKPLATTEQYYKKSGAGLYGDVLADLDQSVGDVLAKLKSAGVDHRTLVIFTSDNGPWFGGSTGGLRGMKGSSFEGGYRVPCIARWPEVLPSPRLRTEPGVMMDIFATVLAAAGVPPPADRVIDGVNLLPRPDMAHPLERQHVFGQQGPRLATVRDARWKLHVLAPRDNFMALHKPGERWTDPRGPDGFTILAPYEQYQPADHPGLRTGDEPVPMMLFDLQADPGEQKNVAAQHPDVVARLKKAFDEMNAQVPPPSAPPAKAKAKQPVEEH